ATCTTGTTCAGTCACAAGGACTTCAGACTCATCTACTTCTTGTGATGCTTCTTTAGCTGTCTCCTTCTCAGTCCCTTTCCCTTCATCTGTTGCCGCTTCACTATTATCATCGGCAAAGATGATAAAAGGAGCTAAAGCGATTGTTGCAATGAGAAGACCTACTGCCGTACTTCGTAATTTGCTTCTTGTCATCCTATACGACCTCACTTTTCTCTTCTTCTACCATGACCTTTTCTACTTCTTCTAACGACATGTCGACAGCTTTAGCAATCTCTTCAATATCGTGGCCTTCAGCTGATAGACTTTCAATTTGTTTCTTGACCGCATCAGTATCCTGAACAACGTGATTAAGAACTTTCTTATGTTTGTCTTCCTGAACCACTTTTTCAAGCTGTTTCAGTTTAGTATCTAATTGTTCCATTTCCTTCATGAGACTAATAGAAAAGTTTTCGATTTTTTGATCTACTTCAGGGTGTGAATCTTCCTTATAAAACGACATAATTAATAATATTATCGCCACCACTATTAAAGCTACAATGATAAATGTAGTCATTTTTTCCCCTCCTTAAATAATTAAACGACATATTCTATTATTTTATACCATAAAATGACCAGCAAAAGTACCATCTTACAAAAAATAAGCGGTTACTCCTCCATCAGAGGTCATGCAACCGCTCTTATTGTCCTATATAACTAAGTCTATTGTCTATAACCTAAGTGTGTGTAAAATTAAGAAAAAGTACGATAATTTTTCATGGAAGTCCCGCTGTCACTACTTTCGGAGATTTTTAACTGAAGACGTTCCTCAAACAAATTAGCGTCTTCCGGAGAAATTAGCAGTGTCTCATAGGCCATATGTATCAAAATACCTTCGTCGATCGTCGTCGAAAAAACAAAAAGAGTCGGATATTCTTGACTGGTGCCTGAACTTAATCGCGGTGTCACCCAATATTTGCGGCCAAATAGCTGGACATTTTTCATGTTCGTCAGTGGGTCCCTCAATTTGCCAACCCGCTGCATGTCTCGATAAGGAAATAACTTCAGCTTTTTATTATTAAAATAAATGGCAAGTCCTTCACCCTCAAGTACGTACCGCATTCTCCCATCAAATCGCTGATTCCATCCTAAATAAAAACTCCAATTCCATGACGTAGAGAATAAAATAAGAAAAAACAACCATACAAAGACAATGGGAAAGTCTAACACTGTGTACTGTGGATGACTAATGAGGAAGATAAACGTTCCGAAAACCCCTAAAGCAAAAATCCGTTCAAACCGTGTCATAAACACATGTTGTTTATGGTAGCGTTTAGACTGTTTCTTCCTTGAAACAGCCTTAAAACTGTGTTTTTCGTTAACCATACATAACCCCTTTCCGCATTTTAATGTTACCTAATTATACCATAATTTATAGAGGTTTATGATTAAGTTAGACATATAGTTGACGCGATTTTTTATAAGGTTGAAGTCAGATTGACGCATAATAAAGACTACTAAGAATGCGGGGGTGATGTGTTGCAAGTAAAACGTATGCACAAAGGTTAACCTAGTAAGCTAAATGACTGTTTCTTTGAATTTAAAGAAACACGTTCTCACTTTACCCAACTAAGTTTCCTTATCATTCACATATGGTGAACCTGCGGCTCTGGTTTCATTCAATTTCTCGAAATCCACCCATGATTAGTTAACTTACACCCTTATTCACGGCTACCTCTTACCCTTCCAGATAAAGCAACTCCCTTTCAGTTTCTTATTTCCCATCGATCGAGAGACTCATTCCCGATTTTCACATAAAACCCCCCTTCAATCAGTGGGAGTTTTCCTTCATCCCCACTGATTGTTCGTTTAACTTATGGGACCTTTAGGGGCCGTTTATCCCCCACCTAAGCTTTTCGACCTTCTTAAGTTTTGAGGTGAGGGTTTTACTGCCCCTTAAGAGTGGGGTAAAATAAGATTAATTAGATATAATATCATCGATAATGTGTCCAATTTTATAAAGAGGAACACTGTACCCAATTGATGGGTTATTTACATTTTTTGCTGCATTAATGCCGATGATTGTTTCAGCATTTTTCGATAGGAGCGGCCCGCCGCTTATGCCTTCCTGAATGCTAGCCGTCATTTCATACATATCTTCATAGATGTAAGTCCCAATCACCAAATCTCTCTCCGAATGAGTGATCTCACCACTTGCAGCAGAATTACTAACACCGTTAGGGCTTCCTAAAGCGATCACTTCTTCACCAGCGAAAAAAACGTTTTCCTTATCCAACGGAAAAGGGGCAATCCCTTCTAATTCTTCTACATATAATACTGCCACATCCATATACTCGGAAAACCCTTCCACCACCGCCACATATTCATTACCCTCATTTGTAGTTAGCAACGCCGTCGAATGCCCATCAACAACATGGGCACTTGTTACCACAAACCCTTGTTCATTATAGAGAAACCCTGATCCCTGTTCATCTTGCGTGACGACCGTATACACACATTTTTGTGCTTCTGCAATCATTTCTGACAAGTCTCGTGATACTTCTCGTTCTTTAACACTATATGGAATTGGGAACGTGAGCTCTTCTCTCGTTTTTTCACGCTCATATAAAAATGTGGAGGTGACGTCATCAGCAGTCAACCATTGAGAAGTAGCCAATAACGTAAAAAAAACTGCTCCAATTCCAAGTAACACACACACACTTATAATAAGATAGATATGCTTACGACCTGGCCGAGACTTAGCCTTAGCGTGACATGTTGGACAGTTTGTATCTGTAAGCATGAGTTCTTCTCCGCATCTATGACAAAACATCTTCTGTACCTCTCTTTAGCTGAAAATAATATAACTACATTATACATTATTTATTGGCTCGGTCATTTGAAAGTCGCCACTACACATCACACCACTCTTTTTCCAATTTAGTGATAGATTCGGAGCTGATAATATTGACAAGTCCATTTTTTTAAGTACAATAAAAATTAAATTAGCACTCTTCACCAACGAGTGCTAATAGTGAGGATAATCCTATAGATGAAATTTTTGTAATTTCAAACGACATATAAAGGAGACATGATGATGGTAAAGAAAGAATTTAAAGCAGAGTCAAGACGCCTCCTGCAAATGATGGTTAATTCCATCTACTCACAGAAAGAGATTTTTATTCGGGAATTAATTTCTAATGCAAGTGATGCGATTGACAAAATGTATTATAAGGCATTAACGGATGAGTCAGTTGCATTCGACAAAGACAATTTTTACATTAAACTTACAGCAAACAAGAATGAACGTACCTTAACGATTGAGGATACTGGAATCGGGATGACGAAAGATGAACTTGAAAAAAACCTTGGAACCATCGCAGAAAGTGGCTCATTCGCATTTAAGAAGGAAAACGACATGAAAGATGGGCACGACATTATCGGGCAGTTTGGTGTAGGCTTTTACTCTGCCTTTATGGTGGCTGATTCTGTCACAGTCTTAACAAAAGCCTTCGGTGAAGAAACTGCTTTCATTTGGGAATCTGATGGTGTTGATGGTTATACAATTGAGGAAGCAGAAAAGTCTCAAACAGGGACAACGATTACGATTAAATTGAAAGAAAATGCTGATGAGGAAAACTATGATCAGTTCCTTGAAGAATATGAACTAAAGTCCATTGTAAAAAAATACTCTGACTTTATTCGTTACCCAATAAAAATGGATGTCACTGTCCATAAGCCCATTGAAGACAGCGAAGATAATGAAACAGAAGAAGTTTTAGAAGAGCAAACGATTAACAGCATGGTACCGATTTGGCGCAAAAATAAATCGGAACTTACAGATGATGATTACAACAATTTTTATCAAGAAAAACGTTACGGTTTCGATAAACCACTGACGCATATTCATATTAGTGTGGACGGCACAATTCGTTATAATGCCATTTTATTTATTCCGGAAACGATGCCTTTCGATTATTATTCAAAGGAATTCGAAAAAGGACTTGAGCTTTATTCCAGCGGTGTTATGATTATGGAAAAATGCTCTGAGCTACTTCCTGATTACTTCAGTTTCGTTAAAGGAATGGTTGATTCAGAAGACCTTTCATTAAATATTTCAAGGGAAATTCTCCAGCATGACAGACAACTGAAAACGATCGCTAAAAATATTAAATCCAAAATAAAATCACAACTTAAGACACTTATGAAAAATGATCGAGAAAAGTATGAGACATTTTACAATGCCTTTGGTCGTCAGCTCAAATACGGTGTTTACAGTGATTTTGGTGCTAACAAAGATGACTTGCAAGATTTACTTATGTTCTATTCATCTACGAAAAAAGGGCTTGTATCTCTTTCTGATTATGTTGAGCGTATGCCTGAGGACCAAAAATTTATCTATTATGCCACAGGGGAATCCTACGACCGAATAGAAAAGTTACCACAAACTGAAATGGTTGCTGATAAAGGCTACGAAATCCTTTACTTCACTGAAGATGTAGATGAGTTTGCGATTAAAATGCTGCGTGACTATAATGAAAAAGAATTTAAGAATGTGTCTAGCGGGGACTTAGGACTTGATACTGATGAGGAGACAAAAGAAGCTGAAGACAGTACACCAGCTGAACATAAGGAACTGTTTGATGAGATGAGAACAGTACTAGGAAATAAGGTTAGTGATGTGCGAATCTCTAAGCGTCTTAAATCCCATCCTGTTTGTTTAACAACTGAAGGGGAAGTTACCATTGAAATGGAAAAAGTCCTTCAAGCAATGCCAGATAACCAAAACGTCCAAGCAGAAAAAATCTTAGAAATAAATGCAAACCACGGTATTTTTAATGCGTTAGAACATGCTTTAAAGAACGACAAAGAAAAGTTAAAGCTATACACAAACGTCCTGTATAACCAAGCTCGTCTCATAGAAGGACTTCCTGTTGAGGATCCTGTTGAGTTCACTAACGATATATGCAAAATTATGGCTTAAATAGTCATTTTACAGTCAGCCTATAGGAGGCTGGCTTTTTTTTACTACATAAAGTTAACAAAACAGTATAAAAATGAGCTCGCATAACATTATCCGAGCTCATCTTTTATTCAATATTGACTGACAAGAGTCGATTAATACGCTGGAGAGGGTTGTTGTTTTTTGGCTAATTGCATCCTCTGATAAGCGATAATCATATCATCAAGCTCTTGGCTACATTTTATAGTAGGCGTAGAGTTAAGCCCATTCTTTACAGCTAGTTCTAAAAGTTCTTTACGTTTTTTAAAGATGGCATCTGACATAAGTAATCCCCTCTTAATTTTCTTAGATAGATTATAACACACGAACCCCTAATTTTAGAAATAAAATAAATTTATGACATAAGATCTCATTATGCGTGTTTTTTTGCAGCGTCTCGTTCAAAGTTAACGATTACGAATTTCTTTCTTAAAATGTTCTTACACTTTTTAGGCTCAAAAATATTTCTTTTGATCCAATTTCATCACTTGTAAAAAACGACTAATACATGGCTTCCGCTACAAATGAACGCTTTCTCGAAGTTCATCTTTTACTGCAGTCCTTTTTAAAAACACTCATTTGATACAGACTATTTAGTGTCGTTCGTTTATTCGTGTTGAAATTTAAATTGTGATAGTCCGTCACTCTAAAAGAGCTGCGAGAATCTGCTATATATTTATTTTTGTTCGGGCGTCACATTTAAATTATGTCGTACTTTTAAAAAACGTTAAATTAGATAACTTATCACCAGCTTTTAGCCCTTCACCACTCTCGTAATAGTAATTAGATGTGGCTAATCGTTAAGAAATGCTCGTTATTTCCATATTGACACTTTTCTACTAATTGTCATCAGTTATCGTTCTCATTTGGGCATAAAGCTAAGCTTCAATCAGTGGGCGTTTTCCTTCATCCCCACTGACTGTTCGTTTAACTTATGGGACCTTTAGAGGCAGTTTATCCCCCACCTAAACTTTTCGACCTTAAGTTTTGAGGTGAGGGTTTTACTGCCCCTTAAGAGTGGGATAAAAAATCTAAATGTGATGACCTTATATTCGATAAAGACCTATTCGATCTTTAAGGTCATCTGATAATTTTGCTAAATTAGATGAGTTAGCCGCAATTTCTTCCATTGAAGCATTCGTTTCCTCTGCAGAGGCTGCTACCGTTTGCGTGTTGTCAGCTACGGCTTCAGCTTCGTTAGTAATATCGTCTGCAACCGCTGCCATTTTATGTGCTTGACGAGCACCCTCTTCAATCGAAGCTGTCATTTCCTCCATTTGTAGCGAGATGTTCTCCACAACATTGGCAATCTGTTTGAAGGAATTACCTGCTTTATCAACTAATAATACACCTTCATCTACTGCCTTTCCACCAAGCTCCATTGAATGCATAGAGGATTGAATATCTTCTTGAATATCTCCAATCATTGATTCTATTTCTCCAGCAGATGATCGCGTTTGTTCAGCTAATTTCCTAACTTCATCTGCAACAACCGCAAATCCTTTACCGCTTTCTCCCGCTCTAGCAGCTTCGATAGCTGCATTTAAGGCTAATAAATTCGTCTGATCTGAAATATCCGTAATCATTGACACTATCCCACCGATTTTTTCAGACTTCGCACCTAAACTATTAACCTTTCCATGCGATTCTGAAGAATGCGCTCTTATCGTTTCCATCTGCGTCACGGTCTGATTAATTATTGAACCTCCCTCTTGTGCCTGAGTGCTAGAGGATATGACAAACTCCTTGGCGTCTTTTGAATTTGCTGTCACGCTATCCATTGATTTCGTCATGTTATCAATCATTTGCTTAACTTCCTGGATGCGCCCCATTTGATTTTCTGTTCCCATAGCCGCTTCTTGAATTGCAGAGGATATTTGTTCACTTGCTTGACTTGTTTCATCGGCTCCAGCTCTCATTTGTTCTGATGAGGAGGCTAACTCTGTAGAAATAGTAGTCATTCTTTGAAACACAGATTGTAAATTTGTTGTCATGTCATTCATCGATTGAATAAGTTTCCCGAGTTCATCTCCACGGTTATCTTCTAATGTCTCTATACGTAAATTTCCCTCACTAATATTTTCAGCAACGCTGACTACTCTTTTTAGAGAGCGGCTCAAGTTCTGACTGAATAAAATAAATAATACGCCGCCTATAATTGTGGCTCCTAGGAACGTTATGAGAAACGTTAATTGAATAGCAGCGAGAGATGAAACAGCTTCTTTACCAGCATCGTTAGCCTGCTCCTGCATCAACTCTGTTAACGATTCAATATGGGTCATCGTCTCATTTCGCAAATTGTTTAATGCTACGAGTTCACCTGGTGAGTGGACACTTCTTCCAACTACGCGATTTACAATTTCACCGTACATACCTTTAGCCATGTAAATTTGATCAAACAATTCCAGTTCCTCTGGTGACTTCATATACGGTTGGATCTCGTCTAAGTAATCATTAAGACGTGTTTCTTCGAGTGTGTATAGTTCTTTATCAAACTCCTCCGCTTGTAAAGAGTCACTCACAATAATATACATCGACCGAAAAAGTGACCCAACTTCCGTCACCATTAAAGCTTGTTCACTTCGAAGAGTTTGTTCCTCAATCTCCCCTCGTGATGTTGCTAATTGTGGATAAATATAAGCAAGACCAGCTAAAAACAATATAAGTACAAGTCCAAAAACCGTTAACATTTTATTCCGAATATTAAGTTTATTCCATAATGCCATTTTACGCCACGATACTTTTTTATCCCATAATGCCATCTTCCAGCCTCCCAATCCAAATTATGAAAAATAAAATCTTCTGCTTGCTAGACAAACTATTTTTACGACTTATTACTATATTATAAAGTAATACTTTAGTCCCGTATATATCCCATTTATCTAAATATGACTGACGGTTACATAAAGGCATAAAGTCCTATCTGTAATTATATTTTAGTTCTATTTTCATAAAAAATATGTGAAAAGTTATGAATAATACGGTAAGATTGTTGTTGTAACTGTCTGAATAAGATAGATTATATTTGTTTTAGAGCATAACTGGGAAGGGAGATAGTTAAAGGTGGAAGAAGAAAAAGACGTTAGTGAGGTTAGTGAGACTAGCACAACACAGACTGGAAAGCGTCGTCTTGTTATTATTTTGAGTGCAAGTTTATTAGCCTTATTTCTATTAGTAGCAGGTGTTGTCCTGATCACCAATGAGGGGCTTAAAACGGCTTACGCTGATTTTACAAAGGAAGAGGAATGGGACCGTATTTACCATTTAGAAGAGAATGGTTACATGCTAGATAACGGTGAATTCATTAGAGTATCATTTGCTTTCGTGGTCACTGATAGCGCACAAGTGACATCATTATCTGATGGTCAATCGTTACTTAAATATACTATTACGGATGTGATCTCCGGAAAAGAACGCCATGCTTTCAAAGGGTCAGACCAGTTAAAGCAACTTGAAAGAGAGATCAAAGAGAGCTTGAATAAAGCTTACTCCGATGTGGATTTAGAGCATGTGTATATTACTAGCTTTGTTATTTCGTAACTAGCTAAGAGCTTGAATCAGGTAAAACCTGCGTTCAAGCTCTTATTTTAACGGTTGATCTGCATGGCATTTGCTACTATTTCAAATGAGCGCAGTCGTGCTTGATGGTCATAAATTTGTGAGTGAATCATGATCTCACTTGCCCCTGTATCAGATAAAAATGTCTGGAGTTGTTTTTTCACTTTATCCGCTGTGCCTACAAAGGGAGAACCAAACTGCTTCTTTAGAATCGTCCTTTCATGGTCTGATGACAATTCGTTTATACTTTCCACTGGTGGTTGCAATTTACTTGGCGTATTACGGATAAGATTTAAAAATTGCAACTTGAGACTCGTAGCTAGAAAATGGGCTTCCCTTTCAGTATCTGCCGCCACCACGTTAGCTACAACTATCGCATAAGGCTCCTCCATGGCTTGTGAAGGAGTAAAGGAATTATAATATATGTCTAATGCAGCTAACGTGTTTTCAGGGGAAAAATGGCTAGCAAAAGCAAATGGCAACCCTTGCTCCGCAGCTAACCTTGCACTAAAACCACTAGATCCTAGCAGCCAAACAGGAATATCAAGGCCTTCTCCTGGGACAGCACGAACAGGAAACTTCCCTTCAGCTAATGCCGGATTAAAATAGCTTCTTAACTCCTGCAATAGCATCGGGAAATCATCAGCATTATTCAGGTCACCACGACGTAAAGCATAAGCCGTCCGTTGATCTGTGCCTGGTGCCCGACCAAGTCCTAAGTCTATCCGACCGGGATAGAGAGAAGCTAATGTCCCAAATTGTTCTGCAATGATGAGTGGCGCGTGGTTCGGAAGCATGATTCCTCCAGAACCTATACGCATAGTAGCGGTCCCTTGAGCCACATGACTAATTAAAAGAGATGTGGCTGCACTGGCAATCCCCGGCATATTATGGTGCTCTGCAAGCCAATATCGGTGATAGCCCCATTTTTCAGCGTGCTGAGCTAAATCAAGTGTATGTTTGAAAGCGTCCTCTGCTGTTCCACCTTCCACAATTGGCGAGAGATCAAGAATAGAAAGTGGTATTTTTTCGGTCTTTTTCCTATTTTCCATAGACATTGGACACTCCTTTTTCCATTTTAACAACCATACATGGGTTATCTATGTATGACCTTAACGTTAGTTTATCAAAGGATACGGCTATTTTCCCTCTTTTTCTTCGCATCCCGAACTATTCTAAAGGAGTTGGTTTTATCCCACTCTTAAGGGACAGGAAAACTCCCACTGATTGAAGCTTAGCTTTATGGCAAATCAATTGCCTCCAGGTCAATGTAAACAGAGAAATGGCCTATCTTACATAAGGGAGACATCTATTCTTTTAATTAGCTACTTAGTGTTTCGAACTCTTTGAAGTAGTTGAAAACGATTATGATGAGGCTATGAACCTACCTAAAATGTTAGCATCAATATGAACTGTGGGACAAAACGGTCAAAGATTAGCAACACAATCGAAGGAGTTACTTTTCGGGATTTTTTAACTTTAGTCACATTATGTAAGGGTGTCAGTCGTGTGACGATATATGGCCATTACAACGGGGCCTGGTTCAATTTATCTCGTGATAATTTCTTAAGTGATGATGCCCTGTTTGTTTATAAGTGGAAAGATCACCTGCGAGACTGGGAAACCATTTCAGCTAAGCATAGCTTCCCTCGTCGTTTCATCTCAGCGGCTTCCTTTTATTTATGGAAGGGAACAAAATGGGTTTCTGGAATGACATTTTTGACTTAAGACGAGGAAGGGGTTTGAGAAGAGCTTGGCTACTGAATGAGTGCCAACCCATTTAAAGAGGAGCGTTATAACTGAGTAGTCATTTAAAGGGATTGTGTCATGTACACAGTCCCTTTTAATGCGCCAATCATGGCAATGTTAATAGTGCCGCTTTCAACAGAGCTCTTTTCAAAAAGCCTTACATACAGCACTTCTTATATTTATTTCCACTCCCACATGGACATGGATCGTTTCGTCCCACTTTTACTTGCTTACGGTGAAGACCAGCTTTATATAGCCGTTCAACTGCTGCTTTTATTTCCTCATGAGTGGCTTCCGTTTCTTGTGAGTAAGGGGTTTCTCTTACCATCATGGCATCATTGCCTTCAACCATTTCATTACTAAGTGTATCTTCCTCAGTCACGATGTCAATAGACTGAGGTGTCAGTTTTGCACGTTGATTTCTCAATGGATTGGGCGCCGTGTCATTAGCTTCGGCTTCTTCATTTTGCTCGCCATTTCCCCTGTCATTCGACCGCTTCTCTTCTCCCTTTTCTTCCACACAGTTACTGAGAGACGCTTTCCACCTTGCTATTCCCGGGTGATCCACCTCATTAATGACAGCCGTACAATAAAGATCTTCTTCCAGTGTGGCAACTGCTTCATCATAGCCTTCATGTTGAATAAACGAGTCAATCTCAGATATCATATCTACGGTTAAATGTTCACATAGACCTGCAGCAATCATCGTTTTCTCTGTTTTACCTTGCACTTGTGCCCAGCTTTGCACTAATGCCTCTCTTGCTTTAACTGTTTTAATATTACTAAGAATATAAATGGCATAATGACTTAATCGCGGATCATGAATTAATGCCTTTACAGAATCTATGACACTCTCTACCTCCAGCCCTATTTTAATAAGCATGTGGCACATTTCTTGTAAAAATAATTCATGGTGATGATGCCATTGCGCTAAAGCAAGGACTGCTGGTACAGTTTCCGCCAATCTCATTTCATTGGCTAACACAATATCATATAAATCACGGTACGTTAGGGTAGACTTGCTTTTCATCTTTTTAATTCTGTGGATGACTTCAACAGCCCCTATCATCTCCCGTTGGACTATAAGTGACGCGATTTGTCTTCCTAAAATATACACGTTTTCATCAAATGTTTCGTTTACTTCTAACGTATGAATGACTTTATGAAACTTTTGTAACACAATATCTCGCTGATCGGTACAAAGGCTCGTATAAAAATCCATATGCCCCAGTTGAATACCTTGTTTTTTAAACACCTGTGAAATAAGATGTTGATAGGCTTTAGCAAGACACGGATCTAAATGATTTAAAATATCTGTATAAAAGGGCTGTTGTTCTTTTGAAACAGCGTCATTATAAAGGTGTTCCAATATATACTCCACTGCTTTATGAGAGACTGGCAAGTGCTCTAAATAAGGTAATAATGAATCTTCCCTTTTTTCTTTTAGTTGATATTGCTCGTTCGCTTTAAAACCTATAAGTAATGTGTTCTCATCTCCTATATAGCTTTTATGAAGAATGTCTAGAACAAATTTTTGAATAATGTCATCCTCTGCTGTCATATGAGTTTCTATCACTCGTAAAAATGCTTGGCCGTCCATTTTCAACACCTCTATTATCATTCATGTTCTCTCACCGTACATTGGTAACGACTAATTGTCTATTTCTTTTTTAATTATACATCTTATTAGCCACTCTGAGAGGCAACATAAGTGAAATGAGATATTTTTTAGATTTTTATAGAGAAGCGATCTTCAATCAGTGGGAGTTTCCCTTCATCCCCCACTGATTGTTAGTAACTTATCGGACCTTTAGGGACAGCTTATCCCCACCTAAACTTTTCGATCTTCTTAAGTTTTCAGGTGGGGGTTTTACTGCCCCTTAAGAGTGGGATAAAACGCCCTTCAATCAGTGGAATTGAGTGAATCAGGACTTTAAGCACCCGTTATCTTCCACCTATAGAGAGTAGCTCTCCTCTCTATTTTGACGCGGGAGGTTTACGGACGGTTATCTGTGATAGGTCTTAGAGAAAAATTTATTCTCTTACATCCTCGCTTATTTATGATGATGCTTCCAATGTCTTTTTTCTATGTTGGACAGGTTTAAGCTGGTATTTCAATTTTAGTTAACGTGTTTCCTCACGAACGCGCGAACACATTTATTTATAGCCTAAAGCTTGGGTTATTTTTATATCATTTAAGAGGCACACGCCCGCTATTACCGATTAATAAAAACGTGGTATTTCCCGGGAAATTGTCGAAATTGAACACACCTT
The Salipaludibacillus sp. LMS25 DNA segment above includes these coding regions:
- a CDS encoding PH domain-containing protein, with translation MVNEKHSFKAVSRKKQSKRYHKQHVFMTRFERIFALGVFGTFIFLISHPQYTVLDFPIVFVWLFFLILFSTSWNWSFYLGWNQRFDGRMRYVLEGEGLAIYFNNKKLKLFPYRDMQRVGKLRDPLTNMKNVQLFGRKYWVTPRLSSGTSQEYPTLFVFSTTIDEGILIHMAYETLLISPEDANLFEERLQLKISESSDSGTSMKNYRTFS
- a CDS encoding YecA family protein translates to MIIEVLKMDGQAFLRVIETHMTAEDDIIQKFVLDILHKSYIGDENTLLIGFKANEQYQLKEKREDSLLPYLEHLPVSHKAVEYILEHLYNDAVSKEQQPFYTDILNHLDPCLAKAYQHLISQVFKKQGIQLGHMDFYTSLCTDQRDIVLQKFHKVIHTLEVNETFDENVYILGRQIASLIVQREMIGAVEVIHRIKKMKSKSTLTYRDLYDIVLANEMRLAETVPAVLALAQWHHHHELFLQEMCHMLIKIGLEVESVIDSVKALIHDPRLSHYAIYILSNIKTVKAREALVQSWAQVQGKTEKTMIAAGLCEHLTVDMISEIDSFIQHEGYDEAVATLEEDLYCTAVINEVDHPGIARWKASLSNCVEEKGEEKRSNDRGNGEQNEEAEANDTAPNPLRNQRAKLTPQSIDIVTEEDTLSNEMVEGNDAMMVRETPYSQETEATHEEIKAAVERLYKAGLHRKQVKVGRNDPCPCGSGNKYKKCCM
- a CDS encoding aspartyl-phosphate phosphatase Spo0E family protein, giving the protein MSDAIFKKRKELLELAVKNGLNSTPTIKCSQELDDMIIAYQRMQLAKKQQPSPAY
- the fliL gene encoding flagellar basal body-associated protein FliL, coding for MEEEKDVSEVSETSTTQTGKRRLVIILSASLLALFLLVAGVVLITNEGLKTAYADFTKEEEWDRIYHLEENGYMLDNGEFIRVSFAFVVTDSAQVTSLSDGQSLLKYTITDVISGKERHAFKGSDQLKQLEREIKESLNKAYSDVDLEHVYITSFVIS
- the htpG gene encoding molecular chaperone HtpG, yielding MVKKEFKAESRRLLQMMVNSIYSQKEIFIRELISNASDAIDKMYYKALTDESVAFDKDNFYIKLTANKNERTLTIEDTGIGMTKDELEKNLGTIAESGSFAFKKENDMKDGHDIIGQFGVGFYSAFMVADSVTVLTKAFGEETAFIWESDGVDGYTIEEAEKSQTGTTITIKLKENADEENYDQFLEEYELKSIVKKYSDFIRYPIKMDVTVHKPIEDSEDNETEEVLEEQTINSMVPIWRKNKSELTDDDYNNFYQEKRYGFDKPLTHIHISVDGTIRYNAILFIPETMPFDYYSKEFEKGLELYSSGVMIMEKCSELLPDYFSFVKGMVDSEDLSLNISREILQHDRQLKTIAKNIKSKIKSQLKTLMKNDREKYETFYNAFGRQLKYGVYSDFGANKDDLQDLLMFYSSTKKGLVSLSDYVERMPEDQKFIYYATGESYDRIEKLPQTEMVADKGYEILYFTEDVDEFAIKMLRDYNEKEFKNVSSGDLGLDTDEETKEAEDSTPAEHKELFDEMRTVLGNKVSDVRISKRLKSHPVCLTTEGEVTIEMEKVLQAMPDNQNVQAEKILEINANHGIFNALEHALKNDKEKLKLYTNVLYNQARLIEGLPVEDPVEFTNDICKIMA
- a CDS encoding LLM class flavin-dependent oxidoreductase; amino-acid sequence: MSMENRKKTEKIPLSILDLSPIVEGGTAEDAFKHTLDLAQHAEKWGYHRYWLAEHHNMPGIASAATSLLISHVAQGTATMRIGSGGIMLPNHAPLIIAEQFGTLASLYPGRIDLGLGRAPGTDQRTAYALRRGDLNNADDFPMLLQELRSYFNPALAEGKFPVRAVPGEGLDIPVWLLGSSGFSARLAAEQGLPFAFASHFSPENTLAALDIYYNSFTPSQAMEEPYAIVVANVVAADTEREAHFLATSLKLQFLNLIRNTPSKLQPPVESINELSSDHERTILKKQFGSPFVGTADKVKKQLQTFLSDTGASEIMIHSQIYDHQARLRSFEIVANAMQINR
- a CDS encoding S1C family serine protease encodes the protein MFCHRCGEELMLTDTNCPTCHAKAKSRPGRKHIYLIISVCVLLGIGAVFFTLLATSQWLTADDVTSTFLYEREKTREELTFPIPYSVKEREVSRDLSEMIAEAQKCVYTVVTQDEQGSGFLYNEQGFVVTSAHVVDGHSTALLTTNEGNEYVAVVEGFSEYMDVAVLYVEELEGIAPFPLDKENVFFAGEEVIALGSPNGVSNSAASGEITHSERDLVIGTYIYEDMYEMTASIQEGISGGPLLSKNAETIIGINAAKNVNNPSIGYSVPLYKIGHIIDDIISN
- a CDS encoding methyl-accepting chemotaxis protein, with the protein product MALWDKKVSWRKMALWNKLNIRNKMLTVFGLVLILFLAGLAYIYPQLATSRGEIEEQTLRSEQALMVTEVGSLFRSMYIIVSDSLQAEEFDKELYTLEETRLNDYLDEIQPYMKSPEELELFDQIYMAKGMYGEIVNRVVGRSVHSPGELVALNNLRNETMTHIESLTELMQEQANDAGKEAVSSLAAIQLTFLITFLGATIIGGVLFILFSQNLSRSLKRVVSVAENISEGNLRIETLEDNRGDELGKLIQSMNDMTTNLQSVFQRMTTISTELASSSEQMRAGADETSQASEQISSAIQEAAMGTENQMGRIQEVKQMIDNMTKSMDSVTANSKDAKEFVISSSTQAQEGGSIINQTVTQMETIRAHSSESHGKVNSLGAKSEKIGGIVSMITDISDQTNLLALNAAIEAARAGESGKGFAVVADEVRKLAEQTRSSAGEIESMIGDIQEDIQSSMHSMELGGKAVDEGVLLVDKAGNSFKQIANVVENISLQMEEMTASIEEGARQAHKMAAVADDITNEAEAVADNTQTVAASAEETNASMEEIAANSSNLAKLSDDLKDRIGLYRI